The DNA segment CGATATACCAAGTTTGATCTTCGTTGCCATTGAATTCAGCATCGCTATTGAATCTGTTCACTTCCCGCCTTCGCAGGTCGATTGTCTGATTACCTCAATGAGCCGCATCCCGAACTTTCAGCCAACTGGACAGCCGCCATCATAGCTGACCGCGATTGCCATGTGTCGAATGCACGATCACCGGCGCGATTGGACAGGCCACGGATAACCCGTAGCGGAACCTTGAACTGCTGACAAACTGCGGCGACCGAATACGACTCCATGTCCTCAGCTTGGGCCGCTGGAAAATATTGGCGTTTCAGCTGCACTTCCTGGGAATTCGCCGAGGCCGCACAGACGGTCAACAATTGCCGCTGGCTGTCCGCGCAATCGCCAGTTAGGTCAATCACGTCACCGGGACAGGTTGGCCCTGAAAACAACTCAAGCCATCCGAGTCGCTCGGCCGAAACCCAATCTGCTCCGCCACCAACTCCAATACCGTAACATGCAACCTCAGTGAATTCACAGGCGGTTCCCAACGGCAGTTGATCGTGGTAGCTACCGGCGATTCCCAACAGCCACACCTGGTGCGGCCGCAGTTGAGCGATCCAAGCGGCCGAGAAGGCAGCTGAGTGTACCAGACCCAACCCGCATAGCTCAACCCGCGCCACACCGCGCCTCGTTAGCCGACTCAACTGAGGCTGGCATAGACTGCGTTCCATCTCGGTAGGAATCAAAATCAAATCACAGCCACGAGTCACGACGAGCTTCTTTCAGGCGCTGTGCTTGGCGTCAACCGACTTGACCAGGCGATCGATCAGGGCATCCAGTTGATCTCCGTCAAAGCCCATCTTGGCGGCGGCTACCGCGAACAGCCGTTTTTCTGAATTGCTCAAGGAGCCATCAGCCGCCATCATTCGCAGCAAATCCTCCAGTATCTGCTCTTGCTCCCCAGTAGTATTTGCCAACGTCAATTGGGCCGTGCCGGCCAACACCTCATTGATCGACTGTTGCAAATCTTGTTCGCGCATGCCAAGTTTCTTGCAACGATCAAGCAGCATCGCAATTTCTTCTGCCGAAAAACTGCCGTCGGCGGCGCTCATAATGACCAAATTTCTAAGCAAATCCAAGTTCTTCAAGCGACCGCTCCCTTACTTTCGTTTCACAATCGTAATCTAACCTATCGCCTCCCAAGTTCTGGCGAACATAGCAACCCTCTCGGACTGATGACCATTGTCCTTCAGTTTACAGCAAAGTGCAATGGACAAGTGAGCTATGCCTTCCTGATAAAATGCTCGGCATACGAACGGACCTGTTTGCCGTTGAGCACGTGAACCATCCGCATTTGCTGTACCATGGCATCGTTGAAATGGCTCAGGGGGATATGAACCAGTTGTCGACGATAGTGGCGGGCGATGCGTCGCCAACGAGCGCCTGGAGACTTGGGGCTTAACAGGGCAATGCGACTTTCGCGAGAATGCAAACAGGCCGCCGCCAATAACCGCTCTTCCAAATCCTCTGCGTGTTGCAGACGAGGGTCGCTCCAAATATCGGCGATGGCCACTGGTGGAAACAAGAACATGGCTCCGCCATAGGTTGCCAGCGCAATTCCTGGCCCCACCATCTCTTGACCAAAATCGGTAGCAAAAAACGCCAGCGTTGACTCATTTTGATGCTCGGCAAACCACGTGGTCCGCCACGGGTATTCGCGCGGATCGGCCGGGGTATCGAACAACATCACTACGCAGTCCAAACTGCCAACGCTGGGCGGCAGAACTTTGACGTAGATATCGCCGTCGTACCAATGCCTGAGCGTCTCGCGAATGTCGATTCCATCTTTGATGCTGGAGGAAAACTTCTCGCTGCGAGCCAAATCGGCTCCGATGAGCGCCTGGGCGCGATCAGCGACGCGCGTGCGAAAGCTTTCGATCAACGTGTCCTCCGGTGGCCACGAACATTGTCCATAGGGATTCCAGCGAGCCAACCAGCGCTGTTTGTCTTGGAGCGCGGGTTTTTTGTTCAATTCTAATGAACGCCATTGCAACGGTTGACCGGGTAATCGGCTGTGAGCCTTAATCCGTTCACCATCGGGCGTACGCAGCTGGTCGATGCCCATGGTGATTTCCATCAAGTCGGGCTGAGAATCGTAGGGATAGCTGCGCGCGGCCTCGATCAAATGGATGGTGTATTGGTCACCTAAAATCTGCTGCGCTGCCACGGCCATGTTGTACATGTCGGGCGACATCCGCCGCTCCATGAGTGTCAAGTTGCGGATGTATTTCAGACACTGCGACAACATCAGCGGAGTAATCCGCCGCGCGCGTTTGCCGAAATCTTGCAGATAACTGGAACGCGCCGAAAGCAACAACTGCTTGACGCCGTCAATGGTTAGATTTTCGTCTTCTTCCAACTCAGCCCGAGCGCGTTCGTACAGTCCCGTGATATAGGGCAATTCGCCAAACATGAACAGCAACGAATTCGACTGAACGGCATAGCGCGCAGGCAATTGGACTTCGTCAGCCAGCGGTGGACTGTCTTCTGGCTCGCGAAAAGCTTCGCGCAGCCAAGGCCATTCTAGAATAGAACAAACGATCACAATCCGTCGCTGGCTGCGCTCGAGTTGTTTAAGCCGGCGGGCGACATACTGCAGCCGCTGGATGACTTGCGGCTGCTGTGGCCGCTTGATGCCTGGCAAGATCGCTGTAGCAAAACGCTCCAGTGGAACTTTAC comes from the Pirellulaceae bacterium genome and includes:
- a CDS encoding futalosine hydrolase encodes the protein MTRGCDLILIPTEMERSLCQPQLSRLTRRGVARVELCGLGLVHSAAFSAAWIAQLRPHQVWLLGIAGSYHDQLPLGTACEFTEVACYGIGVGGGADWVSAERLGWLELFSGPTCPGDVIDLTGDCADSQRQLLTVCAASANSQEVQLKRQYFPAAQAEDMESYSVAAVCQQFKVPLRVIRGLSNRAGDRAFDTWQSRSAMMAAVQLAESSGCGSLR
- a CDS encoding TerB family tellurite resistance protein, which produces MKNLDLLRNLVIMSAADGSFSAEEIAMLLDRCKKLGMREQDLQQSINEVLAGTAQLTLANTTGEQEQILEDLLRMMAADGSLSNSEKRLFAVAAAKMGFDGDQLDALIDRLVKSVDAKHSA